The following proteins come from a genomic window of Pseudomonas hygromyciniae:
- the lysS gene encoding lysine--tRNA ligase, whose product MSDQQLDQALQQEENSLIALRKEKLAAERAKGNAFPNDFRRENYCDALQKQYADKTKEELAEAAIPVKVAGRIMLNRGSFMVIQDMTGRIQVYVNRKTLSEETLASVKTWDMGDIIAAEGTLARSGKGDLYVEMTNVRLLTKSLRPLPDKHHGLTDTEQRYRQRYVDLIVNEEVRQTFRVRSQVIAHIRSFLMARDFLEVETPMLQTIPGGAAAKPFETHHNALDMEMFLRIAPELYLKRLVVGGFEKVFEINRNFRNEGVSTRHNPEFTMLEFYQAYADYEDNMDLTEELFRELAQLVLGSTDVPYGDKVFHFGEPFVRLSVFDSILKYNPELTADDLNDIDKARAIAKKAGAKVLGFEGLGKLQVMIFEELVEHKLEQPHFITQYPFEVSPLARRNDDNPNVTDRFELFIGGREIANAYSELNDAEDQAERFMAQVADKDAGDDEAMHYDADFVRALEYGMPPTAGEGIGIDRLVMLLTNSPSIRDVILFPHMRPQA is encoded by the coding sequence ATGAGCGACCAACAACTCGACCAGGCCCTGCAACAGGAAGAAAACTCCCTGATCGCCCTGCGCAAGGAAAAGCTTGCTGCCGAGCGCGCCAAGGGTAATGCCTTCCCCAACGACTTCCGCCGCGAAAACTACTGCGATGCCTTGCAGAAGCAGTACGCGGACAAGACCAAGGAAGAGCTGGCTGAAGCGGCGATCCCGGTCAAGGTGGCAGGTCGCATCATGCTCAACCGTGGCTCGTTCATGGTGATCCAGGACATGACCGGGCGTATCCAGGTCTACGTCAACCGCAAGACGCTCTCGGAAGAAACCCTGGCCTCGGTGAAAACCTGGGACATGGGCGACATCATTGCCGCCGAAGGCACCCTGGCCCGTTCGGGCAAGGGCGACCTCTACGTCGAAATGACCAACGTGCGCCTGCTGACCAAGTCGCTGCGCCCGCTGCCAGACAAGCACCACGGCCTGACCGACACCGAGCAGCGTTATCGCCAGCGCTACGTCGACCTGATCGTCAACGAAGAAGTGCGCCAGACCTTCCGTGTGCGTTCGCAAGTGATCGCACACATCCGCAGTTTCCTGATGGCACGTGACTTCCTCGAAGTCGAGACGCCGATGCTGCAGACCATTCCGGGCGGCGCGGCAGCCAAGCCGTTCGAAACCCACCACAATGCCCTGGACATGGAAATGTTCCTGCGTATCGCGCCGGAGCTGTACCTCAAGCGCCTGGTAGTGGGCGGCTTTGAAAAAGTGTTCGAGATCAACCGCAACTTCCGTAACGAAGGTGTCTCGACCCGTCACAACCCAGAATTCACCATGTTGGAGTTCTACCAGGCCTACGCCGACTACGAAGACAACATGGACCTGACCGAAGAACTGTTCCGCGAACTGGCGCAGTTGGTCCTGGGCAGCACCGATGTGCCGTACGGCGACAAGGTATTCCACTTCGGCGAGCCGTTCGTGCGTCTGTCGGTGTTCGATTCGATCCTCAAGTACAACCCTGAGCTGACCGCTGACGACCTGAACGACATCGACAAGGCCCGCGCCATTGCCAAGAAAGCCGGGGCCAAGGTCCTGGGCTTCGAAGGCCTGGGCAAGCTGCAGGTGATGATTTTCGAAGAGCTGGTGGAGCACAAGCTGGAACAGCCGCACTTCATTACCCAGTACCCGTTCGAAGTGTCGCCGCTGGCCCGTCGCAACGATGACAACCCGAACGTCACCGACCGTTTCGAGCTGTTCATCGGTGGTCGCGAAATCGCCAACGCCTACTCCGAGCTTAACGACGCGGAAGACCAGGCCGAGCGCTTCATGGCCCAGGTGGCCGACAAGGACGCCGGTGACGACGAGGCCATGCACTACGACGCCGATTTCGTACGGGCGCTGGAGTACGGCATGCCGCCAACGGCTGGCGAAGGTATCGGTATCGACCGCCTGGTGATGTTGTTGACCAACTCACCGTCGATCCGCGATGTGATCTTGTTCCCGCACATGCGGCCACAAGCGTAA
- the cheB gene encoding chemotaxis response regulator protein-glutamate methylesterase, whose protein sequence is MKIAIVNDMPLAVEALRRALSLEPAHEVVWVATNGLEAVQRCAERTPDLILMDLIMPVMDGVEATRQIMAETPCAIVIVTVDRQQNVSRVFEAMGHGALDVVDTPALGVGDAKEAAAPLLRKILNIGWLIGQRGSRVRAEPVHARGTGKRLNLVAIGSSAGGPAALEILLKGLPQNFSAAIVLVQHVDQVFAAGMAEWLSSASGLPVRLAREGEPPQSGVVLLAGTNHHIRLLKNGTLAYTAEPVNEIYRPSIDVFFESVASHWNGDAVGVLLTGMGRDGAQGLKLMREQGYLTIAQDQQSCAVYGMPKAAAAIDAAVEIRPLDRIAPRLLEVFAK, encoded by the coding sequence ATGAAGATCGCCATCGTCAATGACATGCCCCTGGCGGTCGAGGCATTGCGCCGGGCCTTGAGCCTCGAGCCGGCCCATGAGGTGGTGTGGGTCGCCACCAATGGCCTGGAAGCCGTGCAGCGCTGCGCCGAGCGGACCCCGGATTTGATCCTGATGGACCTGATCATGCCGGTGATGGATGGCGTCGAGGCGACCCGGCAAATCATGGCCGAGACGCCCTGCGCTATCGTTATTGTTACCGTCGATCGCCAGCAGAATGTCAGCCGTGTCTTCGAAGCCATGGGCCATGGCGCCCTGGATGTGGTGGACACCCCGGCGCTGGGGGTTGGCGATGCCAAGGAGGCGGCCGCGCCCTTGTTGCGCAAGATCCTCAATATTGGCTGGCTGATCGGCCAGCGCGGCAGCCGGGTACGGGCTGAACCGGTGCACGCGCGGGGTACGGGCAAGCGCCTGAATCTGGTGGCGATCGGCTCTTCGGCAGGCGGTCCGGCGGCGCTGGAAATCCTGCTCAAGGGCTTGCCGCAGAACTTTTCGGCAGCCATTGTGCTGGTGCAGCATGTGGACCAGGTCTTCGCCGCCGGCATGGCCGAGTGGCTGAGCAGCGCCTCGGGCCTGCCGGTGCGCCTGGCGCGTGAGGGCGAGCCACCGCAAAGTGGCGTGGTATTGCTGGCCGGCACCAATCATCATATCCGGCTGCTGAAAAACGGTACGCTGGCCTACACGGCGGAGCCCGTGAATGAGATTTATCGGCCGTCCATCGACGTGTTTTTCGAGAGCGTCGCCAGCCATTGGAACGGCGATGCCGTCGGCGTCTTGCTGACCGGCATGGGACGCGACGGAGCCCAGGGACTCAAGTTGATGCGTGAGCAGGGCTATCTGACCATCGCTCAGGATCAGCAGAGCTGTGCGGTTTACGGCATGCCCAAAGCGGCAGCGGCGATTGATGCCGCTGTTGAGATTCGCCCATTGGACAGAATTGCGCCACGATTGCTGGAGGTATTCGCAAAATGA
- the prfB gene encoding peptide chain release factor 2 (programmed frameshift), with amino-acid sequence MEINPILNTIKDLSERSETIRGYLDYDQKHERLTEVNRELEDPAVWNKPEYAQELGRERAALAQIVDTLDELNTGLGDCRDLLDMAVEENDEGAVGDVAAELARLEENLAKLEFRRMFSHEMDPNNAYLDIQAGSGGTEAQDWANILLRMYLRWADKRGFEATIMELSAGEVAGIKGATVHIKGEYAFGWLRTEIGVHRLVRKSPFDSGNRRHTSFSAVFVSPEIDDKVEIEINPADLRIDTYRSSGAGGQHVNTTDSAVRITHVPTNTVVSCQNERSQHANKDTAMKMLRAKLYEQEMQKRNAASQALEDTKSDIGWGHQIRSYVLDASRIKDLRTNIERSDCDKVLDGDIDEYLEASLKSGL; translated from the exons ATGGAAATCAACCCGATCCTTAACACCATCAAGGACCTGTCCGAGCGCTCCGAAACTATTCGGGGGTATCTT GACTACGATCAAAAGCATGAGCGTCTGACCGAAGTCAATCGCGAGCTTGAAGATCCGGCTGTCTGGAACAAACCTGAATACGCCCAGGAACTGGGCCGCGAGCGCGCTGCGCTGGCGCAGATCGTCGACACTCTCGACGAATTGAACACCGGTCTGGGCGACTGCCGCGACCTGCTGGACATGGCCGTCGAAGAAAACGACGAAGGCGCAGTGGGCGATGTCGCCGCCGAGCTGGCCCGTCTCGAGGAAAACCTCGCCAAACTCGAATTCCGCCGCATGTTCAGCCATGAAATGGACCCGAACAACGCTTACCTGGATATCCAGGCCGGTTCCGGCGGCACCGAAGCCCAGGACTGGGCCAACATCCTGCTGCGCATGTACCTGCGCTGGGCTGACAAACGCGGTTTCGAAGCCACCATCATGGAACTGTCCGCCGGTGAAGTCGCTGGTATCAAGGGCGCGACCGTGCATATCAAGGGCGAATACGCTTTTGGCTGGCTGCGGACCGAGATCGGCGTACACCGTCTCGTGCGCAAGAGTCCGTTTGACTCCGGCAACCGCCGTCATACCTCGTTCTCTGCAGTGTTTGTCTCGCCAGAGATCGACGACAAAGTCGAAATCGAGATCAACCCGGCCGACCTGCGCATCGACACCTACCGCTCCTCCGGTGCCGGTGGCCAGCACGTAAACACCACTGACTCGGCCGTACGTATCACCCACGTACCGACCAACACCGTGGTCAGTTGCCAGAACGAACGTTCCCAGCACGCCAACAAGGACACCGCCATGAAAATGCTGCGGGCCAAGTTGTACGAGCAGGAAATGCAGAAGCGCAACGCCGCTTCCCAGGCGCTGGAAGATACCAAGTCGGATATCGGCTGGGGTCACCAGATCCGTTCGTATGTGCTCGATGCGTCGCGGATCAAGGATCTGCGCACTAACATCGAACGCAGCGACTGCGACAAGGTGCTCGACGGTGATATCGACGAATACCTGGAAGCCAGCCTGAAATCAGGCCTGTAA
- a CDS encoding response regulator, translating to MNDLQLDDFKTDENAAMVLLVDDQAMIGEAVRRGLAHEENIDFHFCADPHQAISQAIRIKPTVILQDLVMPGLDGLTLVREYRNHPATQNIPIIVLSTKEDPLIKSAAFAAGANDYLVKLPDNIELVARIRYHSRSYMTLLQRDAAYRALRVSQQQLLDTNLVLQRLMNSDGLTGLSNRRHFDEYLELEWRRAMRDQTQLSLLMIDVDFFKTYNDSFGHLEGDEALRKVAAAIRDASSRPSDLPARYGGEEFALVLPNTSPGGARLVAEKLRQAVAALKIPHIAPSEGASLTISIGLATMTPLLGTDCRQLISAADKGLYLAKHNGRNQVGIE from the coding sequence ATGAATGATTTACAACTCGACGACTTCAAGACCGACGAAAATGCCGCCATGGTGTTGCTGGTGGACGACCAGGCGATGATCGGCGAAGCCGTGCGACGCGGTCTGGCCCATGAGGAAAATATCGACTTCCACTTTTGTGCCGACCCCCACCAGGCCATCTCCCAGGCGATCCGCATCAAGCCGACGGTGATCCTCCAGGACCTGGTCATGCCCGGGCTGGACGGCCTGACCCTGGTACGCGAATACCGTAACCACCCGGCGACCCAGAACATTCCGATCATCGTGCTCTCCACCAAGGAAGACCCGCTGATCAAGAGCGCCGCGTTTGCCGCCGGGGCCAATGACTACCTGGTCAAACTGCCGGACAACATCGAATTGGTGGCGCGTATCCGCTACCACTCGCGCTCCTACATGACCCTGCTGCAACGGGACGCGGCTTACCGTGCGCTGCGGGTCAGCCAGCAGCAGTTGCTGGACACCAACCTGGTCCTGCAACGCTTGATGAACTCTGATGGCTTGACCGGGTTGTCCAATCGCCGGCACTTCGACGAGTACCTGGAACTGGAGTGGCGGCGTGCCATGCGTGACCAGACCCAGTTGTCGTTGCTGATGATCGATGTGGATTTCTTCAAGACCTACAACGACAGCTTTGGCCACCTGGAAGGTGATGAAGCGTTGCGCAAGGTGGCGGCGGCTATTCGCGATGCCAGCAGCCGTCCTTCGGACCTGCCGGCGCGCTACGGCGGCGAGGAGTTTGCCCTGGTGCTGCCCAATACTTCGCCGGGTGGTGCGCGGTTGGTGGCCGAGAAACTGCGCCAGGCCGTTGCCGCGCTGAAGATCCCGCATATCGCACCTTCTGAAGGGGCGAGCCTGACGATCAGCATTGGCCTGGCGACCATGACGCCACTGCTGGGCACCGATTGCCGGCAGTTGATCTCGGCGGCGGACAAGGGGTTGTACCTGGCCAAGCATAACGGGCGCAACCAGGTCGGGATCGAATAA
- a CDS encoding TetR/AcrR family transcriptional regulator — translation MKRVMAQEGAAGIAAAVAESVQYQGRKASRQGSEQRRQDILDAAMRIVVRDGVRAVRHRAVAAEAGVPLSATTYYFKDIDDLLTDTFAQYVERSAAFMGKLWVRNEGLLREMVAYGDGSAESRSQLADDIARLTADYVLRQLLNRREYLMAEQAFRQEALLNPRLGELVRSHQQILLQGTCQFFQVLGSREPQQDAKVLTAIISRMEYQGLLFEPEALTGEEMLEILKRYMHLVLASV, via the coding sequence GTGAAGCGCGTAATGGCTCAAGAGGGCGCCGCTGGCATCGCCGCCGCCGTGGCAGAAAGTGTTCAGTACCAGGGCCGCAAGGCCAGTCGCCAGGGCAGCGAGCAGCGTCGCCAGGATATCCTTGATGCGGCCATGCGCATTGTCGTGCGCGATGGTGTGCGGGCCGTGCGCCATCGCGCGGTGGCGGCAGAGGCCGGTGTGCCACTGTCGGCCACCACCTACTATTTCAAGGATATCGACGACCTGCTCACCGACACCTTTGCCCAATATGTGGAGCGCAGTGCAGCGTTCATGGGCAAGTTGTGGGTGCGCAACGAGGGCTTGTTGCGGGAAATGGTGGCCTACGGTGATGGCAGTGCCGAGTCACGCTCGCAACTGGCCGATGATATTGCGCGCCTGACCGCCGATTACGTGCTGCGCCAACTGCTTAACCGTCGCGAATACTTGATGGCCGAACAGGCGTTTCGCCAGGAGGCCTTGTTGAACCCGCGCTTGGGCGAGCTGGTCCGTTCTCACCAGCAGATTTTGTTGCAGGGCACTTGCCAGTTTTTCCAGGTGCTGGGCTCCCGTGAGCCGCAACAGGATGCCAAAGTGTTGACGGCGATTATCAGTCGGATGGAATATCAGGGCCTGCTGTTCGAGCCCGAGGCGCTGACCGGTGAAGAAATGCTCGAGATTCTCAAGCGTTACATGCACCTGGTCCTGGCCTCGGTCTAA
- a CDS encoding DUF4398 domain-containing protein, translated as MELKTMKTSTAKSSFNHLRGLKLAALAIGTSFVLAGCAGNPPTEQYAVTQSAVNSAVSAGGTEYAAVEMKAAQDKLKQAELAMHDKKYDEARRLAEQAEWDARVAERKAQAAKADLALKDSQKAVQELRNEGMRPAVIQQK; from the coding sequence ATGGAGTTGAAGACGATGAAGACCAGCACTGCCAAATCCTCGTTTAACCACCTGCGCGGGCTTAAATTGGCCGCGTTGGCAATCGGCACCAGCTTCGTCCTCGCGGGCTGCGCCGGCAACCCGCCGACCGAGCAGTACGCGGTGACCCAATCGGCCGTGAACAGCGCCGTAAGCGCTGGCGGTACCGAGTACGCTGCCGTGGAAATGAAAGCTGCCCAAGACAAGCTCAAGCAAGCCGAGCTGGCCATGCATGACAAGAAGTACGACGAAGCCCGTCGTCTGGCCGAACAGGCTGAGTGGGACGCTCGCGTTGCAGAGCGCAAGGCCCAGGCTGCCAAGGCTGATCTGGCGCTCAAGGACTCCCAGAAGGCTGTTCAGGAGCTGCGTAACGAAGGCATGCGCCCTGCTGTGATCCAGCAGAAGTAA
- a CDS encoding alpha/beta hydrolase, with product MRLLAILCLLLTLNGCSSLLFYPEPGLPFTPQQARLEYRDVTLTTADGVQLRAWWLPAKPGVPLKGTVLHLHGNGGNLSGHLGGSWWLPAQGYQVLMLDYRGYGVSEGKPALPAIYQDLDAAFQWLDQAPETQGQPLVVLGQSLGGALAVHYLAAHPARQPRLKALVLDGVPASYRDVGQFALSTSWLTWPFQVPLSWLVPDSDSAIHGMPQLTGVPKLLFHSLDDPIVPLSNGIRLYQAAPPPRVLQLTRGGHVQTFADKTWQTVMLRYLEDPQHFNGLRRLGEIPNYPAAANPKVESSESPQ from the coding sequence ATGAGACTGCTCGCCATTCTATGCCTGCTTCTGACCCTCAATGGCTGCAGCTCGCTGTTGTTCTATCCCGAGCCCGGCCTGCCCTTTACCCCGCAACAGGCGCGCCTGGAATACCGTGACGTCACCCTGACCACCGCCGACGGCGTGCAGCTGCGTGCCTGGTGGTTGCCGGCCAAGCCCGGCGTGCCGCTCAAGGGTACGGTGCTGCACCTGCACGGCAACGGTGGCAACCTGTCCGGGCATCTCGGGGGCAGTTGGTGGTTGCCAGCCCAGGGTTATCAAGTGCTGATGCTGGACTACCGCGGCTATGGCGTATCGGAGGGCAAACCTGCGTTGCCGGCCATCTACCAGGACCTGGATGCCGCTTTCCAGTGGCTCGACCAGGCGCCCGAAACCCAGGGCCAGCCGCTGGTCGTCCTGGGCCAGAGCCTGGGCGGGGCGTTGGCGGTGCATTACCTGGCGGCTCACCCTGCGCGCCAGCCCCGGCTCAAGGCGCTGGTGTTGGACGGGGTGCCTGCCAGTTATCGTGATGTAGGGCAATTCGCCCTGAGTACTTCCTGGCTAACATGGCCGTTTCAGGTGCCGTTGTCGTGGCTGGTGCCGGACAGCGACAGCGCGATCCATGGCATGCCACAGCTGACCGGCGTGCCGAAACTGCTGTTCCATAGTCTGGATGATCCGATCGTGCCGCTTTCCAACGGCATCCGTCTGTATCAAGCTGCGCCGCCGCCCAGGGTGCTGCAACTGACCCGGGGTGGGCATGTGCAGACCTTTGCCGACAAGACCTGGCAAACCGTGATGCTGCGCTACCTTGAAGATCCGCAGCATTTCAATGGCCTGCGCCGCCTGGGGGAAATCCCCAATTACCCGGCGGCCGCCAATCCTAAAGTTGAATCATCAGAGAGCCCGCAATGA
- a CDS encoding OmpA family protein, which produces MRKQLMIPALLAMSVALAACSTPPNANLENARTNFSALQANPQATKIAALETKDASEWLDKADKAYRDKEDEKKVDQLAYLTNQRVEVAKDTIALRESEAKLKNAGDERARALLEARDAQIKQLQNSLNAKQTERGTLVTFGDVLFATNKADLKSSGLMNINKLAQFLQENPDRKVIVEGYTDSTGSAAYNQTLSERRATSVQVALIKMGVNPSRIVTAGYGKEYPIADNGSVSGRAMNRRVEVTISNDNQPVKPRSSVQ; this is translated from the coding sequence ATGCGTAAACAATTGATGATCCCTGCCCTGCTGGCGATGAGCGTTGCTCTGGCGGCCTGCTCCACCCCGCCTAACGCGAACCTGGAAAACGCACGGACCAACTTCTCGGCCCTGCAAGCCAACCCGCAAGCGACCAAAATCGCCGCCCTGGAAACCAAGGACGCCAGCGAATGGCTGGACAAGGCCGACAAGGCCTATCGCGACAAGGAAGACGAGAAGAAGGTCGACCAACTGGCCTACCTGACCAATCAGCGTGTTGAAGTCGCCAAGGACACCATTGCACTGCGCGAGTCCGAAGCCAAGCTGAAAAACGCCGGCGACGAACGTGCCCGCGCCCTGCTCGAAGCCCGCGACGCGCAGATCAAGCAACTGCAAAACAGCTTGAATGCCAAGCAGACCGAACGCGGTACTCTGGTGACTTTCGGTGACGTGCTGTTCGCCACCAACAAGGCCGACCTGAAATCCAGCGGCCTGATGAACATCAACAAACTGGCGCAATTCCTCCAGGAAAACCCGGATCGCAAAGTCATCGTTGAAGGCTACACCGACAGCACTGGCAGCGCGGCCTACAACCAGACCCTGTCTGAGCGCCGTGCCACTTCGGTACAGGTCGCGCTGATCAAGATGGGCGTTAACCCAAGCCGCATCGTGACCGCAGGCTATGGCAAGGAATACCCGATTGCCGATAACGGCAGCGTTTCGGGCCGTGCCATGAACCGCCGCGTTGAAGTGACCATCTCCAACGACAACCAGCCGGTCAAACCACGTTCTTCGGTGCAATAA
- a CDS encoding flavohemoglobin expression-modulating QEGLA motif protein — protein MDDYQQTIRTLSDRIVLAQTPIRVLDAVKWDDNIRKGFLQGKGKHMPAVDRDYYLNRPLSFDSSKVKLEFQNIERDITRQLGQFNPVGQIMRRMCKEYRMVVRMLEARGTEDFGLISQELYGAASDAFHAGDPTLADLGLMLSDYLNNIDGRGDLKDEAKTLTAKDAVSLLQSRLNKVFGEAEETIRVFESDGIVADAAAGADYIKIRADAMFNERDVRALEVHEGLVHVGTTLNGQNQPICTFLSKGPPSSTVTQEGLAILMEIITFASYPSRLRKLTNRTRAIHMVEEGADFLQVFEFFREQGFEMAESYGNASRVFRGSTPTGLPFTKDLSYLKGFIMVYNYIQLAVRKGKLEQVPLLFCGKTTLEDMRTLRQLVDEGLVVPPKYLPDQFRDMNALSAWMCFSNFLNHLSLDRIEADYSNIL, from the coding sequence GTGGACGATTACCAGCAGACGATACGCACCTTGTCCGATCGCATTGTGCTGGCGCAAACACCGATTCGCGTCCTCGACGCCGTGAAGTGGGACGACAACATTCGCAAGGGCTTCCTCCAGGGCAAGGGCAAGCACATGCCGGCGGTGGACCGCGATTATTACTTGAACCGGCCACTGTCGTTCGATTCGAGCAAGGTGAAGCTGGAGTTCCAGAACATCGAGCGTGATATCACCCGCCAGTTGGGCCAGTTCAATCCGGTTGGGCAGATCATGCGGCGCATGTGCAAGGAGTACCGCATGGTGGTGCGCATGCTCGAGGCCCGTGGCACCGAGGATTTCGGCCTGATTTCCCAGGAGCTCTACGGCGCCGCGTCCGATGCATTCCATGCCGGCGACCCGACCCTGGCCGACCTGGGCCTGATGCTTTCCGACTACTTGAACAACATCGACGGGCGTGGCGACCTCAAGGACGAAGCCAAGACCTTGACCGCCAAGGACGCCGTGAGCCTGCTGCAAAGCCGTCTGAACAAGGTGTTTGGCGAGGCTGAGGAAACCATCCGCGTATTTGAGTCCGACGGCATCGTGGCTGACGCCGCGGCGGGTGCCGACTACATCAAGATCCGCGCCGATGCGATGTTCAACGAGCGTGATGTGCGAGCCCTGGAAGTCCACGAGGGGCTGGTCCACGTGGGCACCACCCTTAATGGCCAGAACCAGCCGATCTGCACCTTCCTGTCCAAGGGGCCACCGTCGTCGACCGTGACCCAGGAAGGCCTGGCGATCCTCATGGAGATCATCACCTTCGCCTCCTACCCCAGCCGCCTGCGCAAGCTGACCAACCGCACCCGCGCGATCCATATGGTGGAAGAGGGCGCCGATTTCCTGCAGGTGTTCGAGTTCTTCCGCGAGCAAGGCTTTGAAATGGCCGAGAGCTACGGCAACGCCAGCCGGGTGTTCCGTGGCTCGACGCCGACGGGCCTGCCGTTTACCAAGGATTTGTCCTATCTCAAGGGCTTTATCATGGTCTACAACTACATCCAGTTGGCCGTGCGTAAAGGCAAGCTGGAGCAGGTGCCGCTGTTGTTCTGCGGCAAGACCACCCTGGAAGACATGCGTACCTTGCGCCAGTTGGTGGACGAAGGCCTGGTGGTCCCGCCTAAATACCTGCCGGACCAGTTCCGCGATATGAACGCGTTGTCGGCGTGGATGTGTTTCTCAAACTTCCTCAACCACCTGAGCCTGGATCGGATCGAGGCGGATTACTCCAATATCCTCTGA
- a CDS encoding pilin assembly protein: MKIRELAQHWEETAKGRLTRTEYAIHLDVEAAARLAAIREMYPKRSTEELLGELIGAALEELETSFPYIQGQHVVATDEEGDPLYEDIGPTPRFLSLSRRYLHDLSAMPDDQKH; the protein is encoded by the coding sequence ATGAAAATCCGAGAACTGGCCCAGCATTGGGAAGAAACCGCCAAGGGTCGCCTGACCCGGACCGAATATGCCATCCACCTGGATGTAGAGGCCGCCGCACGGCTGGCGGCCATCCGCGAGATGTACCCCAAGCGCAGCACCGAGGAATTGCTCGGCGAACTGATCGGCGCCGCCCTCGAAGAGCTGGAAACCAGCTTTCCCTATATCCAGGGCCAGCATGTGGTTGCCACCGATGAAGAGGGTGATCCGCTGTATGAGGATATCGGCCCGACGCCACGCTTCCTGTCGCTGTCACGGCGCTACCTGCATGATCTGTCGGCGATGCCTGACGATCAGAAACACTGA